The Brachyhypopomus gauderio isolate BG-103 chromosome 1, BGAUD_0.2, whole genome shotgun sequence genome includes a window with the following:
- the LOC143522556 gene encoding uncharacterized protein LOC143522556 — protein sequence MGHLVQYSAKGNYFASVCFPPFTLLSVSAYRSHGEKHVLISRRRVRDQQTEVEAAAHTDTCDGHDREPFALDEGIFETLHTPIRELRLIQTRQGLDRAHRMFAFTFSRMGSSATQVVEVKLQHKSIYSGLESEHWWVLNNDFYWIGAELTLHHFASASAVACIKRRGSSITDATIYLRTCSTTTSVQNIFLQTVVSTWFKGVSIGSDDIFRSSESSHTQTLETPNPAVFSSSPSPPRAPPQQPPPGF from the exons ATGGGTCATTTAGTCCAATACTCCGCAAAAGGTAATTATTTTGCTAGCGTTTGCTTTCCCCCTTTTACGTTGCTAAGTGTTTCTGCATATCGGAGTCATGGAGAAAAACATGTTTTGATATCAAG GCGGCGGGTCCGAGATCAACAGACGGAAGTCGAAGCTGCAGCTCATACCGACACCTGCGACG GACATGATCGGGAGCCTTTTGCATTGGACGAAGGCATCTTTGAGACGCTCCATACCCCGATCCGAGAG TTGAGGCTTATACAGACTCGCCAAGGATTGGACAGAGCACATAGGATGTTTGCCTTCACCTTCTCACGAATGGGTTCTTCAGCTACACAG gtggtggaggtgaagctccAGCACAAGTCCATCTACAGTGGGCTGGAGAGTGAGCACTGGTGGGTGCTCAACAATGACTTTTACTGGATAGGTgcagag CTTACCCTCCACCACTTTGCCAGCGCTAGTGCCGTGGCCTGCATCAAG CGGAGGGGATCCAGCATCACAGACGCCACCATCTACCTGCGCACCTGTTCAACAACAACGTCGGTGCAGAATATTTTTCTG caAACGGTGGTGTCCACTTGGTTTAAGGGTGTCTCCATTGGTTCGGATGACATTTTCAGGTCATCCGAATCTAGtcacacccagaccctggagacaccgAACCCAGCTGTTTTTTCCAGCAGTCCATCCCCACCGAGAGCACCCCCTCAACAAccacctccaggcttttaa
- the LOC143527824 gene encoding uncharacterized protein LOC143527824, whose protein sequence is MGCIYSCMKKKNKEGVNSEVKKKKKQRWWRHIESSSLTQVTDTQSLNVSSSSISCSSSSEGHLTRSNNKLPTEPKNTEGIVPGQSSESFMILSLCIVCFSQRHLLQGFVLSIGAADKDVCSVPMDRFPAVVVEGDFRVQNLQHLLPHIVSSERVTESGQGEGQGHAPTVSAGRDTEIRQLGFPNIGNTCYMNATLQCLLSLSCFWSPIRAQCSSWTDPSSCQMLRCFADLQQGRLTSRSSSKKKKLLRALNACISVRCPAFGEDYEQE, encoded by the exons ATGGGTTGCATTTACTCGTGTATGAAG aaaaagaacaaagagggtGTGAATAGTGaagttaaaaagaagaaaaagcaaaGATGGTGGAGACATATAGAGTCATCCTCCCTGACACAAGTAACTGACACTCAGTCCTTGAAtgtcagctcctcctccatctcttgctcctcttcctctgagggACACTTAACCAG GTCCAACAACAAACTCCCTACTGAACCCAAGAACACGGAAGGGATTGTTCCTGGTCAGAGCTCAGAATCTTTTATGATTTTGTCCCTTTGCATAgtatgttttagtcaaagacacTTACTCCAAGGTTTTGTTCTCTCCATAGGGGCTGCTGATAAAGATGTGTGCTCCGTGCCCATGGATAG ATTTCCGGCTGTTGTGGTAGAGGGAGACTTTCGTGTGCAGAATTTGCAGCACCTGTTACCGCACATCGTCAGTAGTGAAAGGGTGACTGAGAGTGGCCAGGGTGAGGgccaaggacacgcccccactgtTTCTGctggcagagacacagagatccGACAGCTCGG GTTTCCCAACATTGGGAATACATGTTATATGAACGCCACTCTGCAGTGTCTTCTgagtctctcctgcttctggagccccatcagagctcagtgctccagctggacggatccatccagctgccagatgctcaG atgttttgcagatctacagcaaggcaggctcactagtcgtagctcttcaaagaagaagaagctcctgagagccctgaatgcctgtatttcagtcagatgccctgcgtttggagaggactacgaacag gagtAA